From Anopheles coluzzii chromosome 3, AcolN3, whole genome shotgun sequence, the proteins below share one genomic window:
- the LOC120954862 gene encoding insulin-like growth factor-binding protein complex acid labile subunit isoform X1, with the protein MAHKTTLRRCHCWALVRTLLLSTLLAVVLWPAGEANALPYGAADIELDEANDAVSLTACYVEDLRNIREHSQNPLVIQINHCYLQELPNAIFIRFTDLQVLEICDSRVNNLQDFALNGLRNIESLNLSRNNLTTIKSWSDHDLDTLQVLDLRRNLIRSIDELSFQRYPGLVKLSLAVNFITTVPDGTFKPVANLKNLNLGKNLLTTIEEGTLRGLNKLTHVAFHHNRIRTIHPFAFVGNGHLKVLQLQGNQLGSFEPDLFGNLPRLTFLNVSSNELETVGNLSFKNSGDLRVLDLSYNRIGLLEDNSFKGLYDLEALNVSHNQLATVSKYVLKDCANLRDLDLSGNRLDYVGLKLSSATPRLVRLNLSRNAIGEIERDVFEDLPKLHTLDLAHNQLTDDAFLCSLMNLSVLNMSQNGFRKINASLLESLTLAELYDNPWDCRFLVQELAHHSSSVIYGKNYLVEDTGRILTATGIECTDERGKHRDIVVVEPPAKSSPDEMEFQRYKFFHEGHVDTRPIQDNFDTKSTVIWLMSGAIAVFGAFKLIQLLLRHSEHQSEKWRLAQHVSSDEDHEAARHYSSVGSPASPTSPNSATSGGFNFFLTVPHQGGMRQYSPTIK; encoded by the exons ATggcacacaaaaccacactaAGGAGGTGTCACTGTTGGGCGTTGGTACGCACGCTGTTACTCTCGACCTTGCTGGCAGTGGTGCTGTGGCCCGCCGGTGAAGCGAATGCCCTGCCGTACGGTGCAGCCGACATCGAGCTAGACGAGGCAAACGATGCCGTCTCGCTGACCGCTTGCTACGTGGAGGACCTGCGCAACATCCGCGAACACTCGCAGAACCCGCTCGTCATTCAGATCAATCACTGCTACCTGCAGGAGCTGCCGAACGCGATCTTCATACGCTTCACCGATCTGCAGGTGTTGGAAATTTGTGACAGCCGCGTAAACAACCTGCAAGACTTTGCCCTCAACGGGCTGCGCAACATCGAGTCGCTGAACCTTTCGCGCAACAATCTCACCACGATCAAGTCCTGGAGCGATCACGATCTCGACACGCTGCAGGTGCTCGATCTGCGCCGCAATCTTATCCGCTCGATCGACGAGCTGTCCTTCCAGCGCTATCCGGGGCTGGTGAAGCTCAGCTTGGCCGTGAACTTCATCACCACCGTCCCGGACGGGACGTTCAAGCCGGTGGCAAATCTGAAGAATCTCAACCTGGGCAAGAACCTGCTAACCACCATCGAGGAGGGTACGCTGCGCGGGCTGAACAAGCTGACGCACGTCGCGTTCCATCACAACCGCATCCGCACGATCCATCCGTTCGCGTTCGTCGGCAACGGCCATCTGAAGGTGTTGCAGCTGCAGGGCAACCAGCTCGGATCGTTCGAGCCGGACCTGTTCGGCAATCTGCCGCGGCTTACCTTCCTGAACGTGAGCAGCAACGAGCTGGAGACGGTGGGGAATTTGAGCTTCAAGAACAGTGGCGATCTGCGCGTGCTCGATCTCAGCTACAATCGCATCGGGCTGCTAGAAGACAACAGCTTCAAGGGACTTTATGATTTGGAG GCGCTCAACGTCAGCCACAATCAGCTCGCAACGGTTAGCAAATATGTGCTGAAGGATTGCGCTAATCTGCGCGATCTCGATCTCTCCGGCAACAGGCTGGACTACGTGGGGCTGAAGCTGTCTAGCGCTACGCCACGGCTGGTGCGGCTCAACCTCTCTCGCAACGCGATCGGTGAGATCGAGCGGGACGTGTTTGAAGATCTGCCGAAGCTGCACACGCTCGACCTTGCCCACAACCAGCTGACGGATGACGCCTTCCTGTGCTCGCTGATGAATCTCAGCGTGCTGAACATGAGCCAGAACGGGTTCCGCAAGATCAATGCCTCGCTGCTGGAGAGTCTGACGCTGGCCGAGCTGTACGATAATCCCTGGGACTGTCGGTTCCTGGTGCAGGAGCTGGCccaccacagcagcagtgtgatCTATGGCAAGAACTACCTGGTAGAGGATACGGGCCGCATACTGACCGCGACCGGTATCGAGTGTACGGACGAACGGGGCAAACACCGTGACATTGTGGTGGTTGAACCGCCGGCCAAATCTTCCCCCGATGAGATG GAATTTCAACGGTACAAATTCTTCCACGAAGGGCACGTCGACACACGCCCCATTCAGGACAACTTTGACACCAAATCCACCGTCATATGGCTAATGTCCGGTGCGATCGCCGTGTTCGGTGCGTTCAAGCTgatccagctgctgctgcgacacTCGGAACACCAGAGCGAAAAGTGGCGCCTCGCCCAGCACGTAAGTAGCGACGAGGATCATGAAGCGGCGCGGCACTACTCGAGTGTCGGCAGCCCGGCCAGCCCTACCTCGCCCAACTCGGCCACCTCCGGTGGGTTTAACTTCTTCCTTACCGTGCCCCATCAGGGTGGTATGAGACAATACTCACCAACGATAAAATAG
- the LOC120954862 gene encoding insulin-like growth factor-binding protein complex acid labile subunit isoform X2, which yields MAHKTTLRRCHCWALVRTLLLSTLLAVVLWPAGEANALPYGAADIELDEANDAVSLTACYVEDLRNIREHSQNPLVIQINHCYLQELPNAIFIRFTDLQVLEICDSRVNNLQDFALNGLRNIESLNLSRNNLTTIKSWSDHDLDTLQVLDLRRNLIRSIDELSFQRYPGLVKLSLAVNFITTVPDGTFKPVANLKNLNLGKNLLTTIEEGTLRGLNKLTHVAFHHNRIRTIHPFAFVGNGHLKVLQLQGNQLGSFEPDLFGNLPRLTFLNVSSNELETVGNLSFKNSGDLRVLDLSYNRIGLLEDNSFKGLYDLEALNVSHNQLATVSKYVLKDCANLRDLDLSGNRLDYVGLKLSSATPRLVRLNLSRNAIGEIERDVFEDLPKLHTLDLAHNQLTDDAFLCSLMNLSVLNMSQNGFRKINASLLESLTLAELYDNPWDCRFLVQELAHHSSSVIYGKNYLVEDTGRILTATGIECTDERGKHRDIVVVEPPAKSSPDEMEFQRYKFFHEGHVDTRPIQDNFDTKSTVIWLMSGAIAVFGAFKLIQLLLRHSEHQSEKWRLAQHLEYNLPDDRDIAISKAMEANRMDDK from the exons ATggcacacaaaaccacactaAGGAGGTGTCACTGTTGGGCGTTGGTACGCACGCTGTTACTCTCGACCTTGCTGGCAGTGGTGCTGTGGCCCGCCGGTGAAGCGAATGCCCTGCCGTACGGTGCAGCCGACATCGAGCTAGACGAGGCAAACGATGCCGTCTCGCTGACCGCTTGCTACGTGGAGGACCTGCGCAACATCCGCGAACACTCGCAGAACCCGCTCGTCATTCAGATCAATCACTGCTACCTGCAGGAGCTGCCGAACGCGATCTTCATACGCTTCACCGATCTGCAGGTGTTGGAAATTTGTGACAGCCGCGTAAACAACCTGCAAGACTTTGCCCTCAACGGGCTGCGCAACATCGAGTCGCTGAACCTTTCGCGCAACAATCTCACCACGATCAAGTCCTGGAGCGATCACGATCTCGACACGCTGCAGGTGCTCGATCTGCGCCGCAATCTTATCCGCTCGATCGACGAGCTGTCCTTCCAGCGCTATCCGGGGCTGGTGAAGCTCAGCTTGGCCGTGAACTTCATCACCACCGTCCCGGACGGGACGTTCAAGCCGGTGGCAAATCTGAAGAATCTCAACCTGGGCAAGAACCTGCTAACCACCATCGAGGAGGGTACGCTGCGCGGGCTGAACAAGCTGACGCACGTCGCGTTCCATCACAACCGCATCCGCACGATCCATCCGTTCGCGTTCGTCGGCAACGGCCATCTGAAGGTGTTGCAGCTGCAGGGCAACCAGCTCGGATCGTTCGAGCCGGACCTGTTCGGCAATCTGCCGCGGCTTACCTTCCTGAACGTGAGCAGCAACGAGCTGGAGACGGTGGGGAATTTGAGCTTCAAGAACAGTGGCGATCTGCGCGTGCTCGATCTCAGCTACAATCGCATCGGGCTGCTAGAAGACAACAGCTTCAAGGGACTTTATGATTTGGAG GCGCTCAACGTCAGCCACAATCAGCTCGCAACGGTTAGCAAATATGTGCTGAAGGATTGCGCTAATCTGCGCGATCTCGATCTCTCCGGCAACAGGCTGGACTACGTGGGGCTGAAGCTGTCTAGCGCTACGCCACGGCTGGTGCGGCTCAACCTCTCTCGCAACGCGATCGGTGAGATCGAGCGGGACGTGTTTGAAGATCTGCCGAAGCTGCACACGCTCGACCTTGCCCACAACCAGCTGACGGATGACGCCTTCCTGTGCTCGCTGATGAATCTCAGCGTGCTGAACATGAGCCAGAACGGGTTCCGCAAGATCAATGCCTCGCTGCTGGAGAGTCTGACGCTGGCCGAGCTGTACGATAATCCCTGGGACTGTCGGTTCCTGGTGCAGGAGCTGGCccaccacagcagcagtgtgatCTATGGCAAGAACTACCTGGTAGAGGATACGGGCCGCATACTGACCGCGACCGGTATCGAGTGTACGGACGAACGGGGCAAACACCGTGACATTGTGGTGGTTGAACCGCCGGCCAAATCTTCCCCCGATGAGATG GAATTTCAACGGTACAAATTCTTCCACGAAGGGCACGTCGACACACGCCCCATTCAGGACAACTTTGACACCAAATCCACCGTCATATGGCTAATGTCCGGTGCGATCGCCGTGTTCGGTGCGTTCAAGCTgatccagctgctgctgcgacacTCGGAACACCAGAGCGAAAAGTGGCGCCTCGCCCAGCAC CTCGAGTACAACCTGCCGGACGATCGGGATATCGCCATCAGCAAGGCGATGGAAGCGAACCGGATGGACGACAAGTGA